In a single window of the Antedon mediterranea chromosome 1, ecAntMedi1.1, whole genome shotgun sequence genome:
- the LOC140047253 gene encoding tRNA N(3)-cytidine methyltransferase METTL2-like: MCHCLLLTSLVIRPRQISFLFNIIRMMASNQSNSVEEDIKDKRPQFGNRFLTDPEQVFQHNAWDNVDWDEEQIQQAKEKVKANSSDFISQESQETYEREAGKNWDKFYSQHQNRFFKDRRWLFTEFPELAPTTDDSKELAPTELSNEKPVNDTGMCYKVTDDINVETKEQDNVGNDQEGDPFPGWHSNTRILEVGCGVGNTVFPILQTNIDDKLFIYCCDFSEVAVDLVKVHTDYNVNRCHAFVCDVTDMETPFPFPENSLDIIIMIFVLSAIKPERMQSTIDRLARHLKPGGRILLRDYGRYDLAQLRFKKGRCLSENFYVRGDGTRVYFFTQDDLRELFTKAGLVEEQNLTDKRLQVNRGRQLTMYRVWIQCKYRKPDVS, translated from the exons ATGTGTCATTGTTTACTTCTCACATCACTCGTTATTAGGCCTAGACAAAtcagttttttatttaatattatacgGATGATGGCAAGTAATCAGTCGAATTCTGTTGAAGAGGACATTAAAGATAAACGTCCACAATTTGGTAATCGTTTTCTAACAGATCCTGAACAAGTTTTTCAACACAATGCATG GGATAATGTTGACTGGGATGAAGAGCAAATTCAACAAGCTAAAGAGAAAGTCAAGGCGAATTCATCAGATTTCATATCGCAGGAATCACAAG AAACCTATGAAAGAGAGGCAGGAAAGAACTGGGACAAATTCTACTCGCAGCATCAAAATCGTTTCTTCAAAGATCGTCGCTGGTTGTTTACTGAATTTCCAGAACTAGCACCTACTACTGATGATTCCAAAGAACTAGCACCTACTGAACTATCAAATGAAAAACCAGTGAATGATACAGGAATGTGTTATAAAGTAACTGATGACATAAATGTGGAAACAAAAGAGCAGGACAATGTGGGAAATGATCAGGAGGGGGATCCTTTTCCTGGATGGCATTCTAACACCAGGATTCTTGAGGTTGGATGTGGTGTTGGTAATACTGTGTTTCCGATTCTTCAGACAAACAT tgATGAtaagttgtttatttattgttgtgaCTTTTCTGAGGTGGCTGTGGATCTAGTCAAG gTGCATACAGATTACAACGTTAACAGATGCCATGCATTTGTTTGTGATGTCACTGACATGGAAACTCCATTTCCTTTCCCTGAAAATAGTCTGGATATTATCATCATGATATTTGTCCTCTCGGCAATCAAACCAGAGAG AATGCAATCGACTATTGACAGATTAGCAAGACATTTAAAACCTGGTGGACGAATATTGTTACGAGATTATGGAAGATATGATTTAGCTCAACTACGTTTTAAGAAAG GTCGATGTCTCTCAGAAAACTTCTATGTTCGTGGAGATGGAACACGAGTGTACTTTTTTACACAAG ATGACCTACGAGAACTGTTCACAAAAGCCGGTCTGGTTGAAGAGCAAAATCTTACCGATAAGCGTCTACAGGTCAATAGAGGGCGCCAACTGACAATGTATCGTGTTTGGATACAATGTAAATACAGAAAGCCTGATGTAAGCTGA